The window AATGGTTTTGGCATAAATGTCGCTATCATACCACGTTTACTTGCAATGTTCTTTGTTACATATTTAAGAACCTGCACTTTATCCGCAGTATCAGCTAATGTGGAGAATCTGAAATCTATCTCACCCTGACCTGCTGTTGCTACTTCATGATGAGCTGCTTCTATTGTAAATCCAAAGTAGTCTACTAAAGTACTTATAATTTCCAAGCGTATATCCATTAGTTGATCAACTGGTGATGCAGGATAGTATCCTTCTTTATACCTTATTACATATCCACCGTTTTTAGACCACGGTGCTTCTCTAGAATGTATTTTATATCCTGTTCCGCTTTGAGGTAATGAGGCATCTACCTCTACTTTATCAAACACGAAAAATTCTAATTCTGGTCCGAAATAACTTACATACCCTTGTTCACTCTGGTGTTTTTCTGCCTCTTCAGCTATCCCCCTTGGATCTCTCTCAAATCTACCTTTTCCACCTCCCCAGAATACCTTAGTCAAAACTCGTGCGACACCTTGCATCCAAGGTATTAGTGTCATTGTTTGAGGTATTGGTAATAATACCATATCACTTTCATAAATACTGGTGAATCCCTTTATGCTGCTTCCGTCTAACTTACCAAATCCAACCTTAAACGAGCTTTCATCAAATTCGTTTGATGGTATTGTTATATGTTGCAATTTACCTAGGAGATCTGTAAATTGTAAATCAACCCATTTTATATTATTGCTTTTCAAAAACTCTAGTGCTTCATGTTCATTTTTTGGAAGTCCTGGCATACGCTACTAATTATTGAAAGGCTATAAAAATATAACTGGGCTTAGTGTAAAAACTTTTCAAAAATATATACCTATTTTCTCATGATAGATTGTATAAATGTAAAATTTCATGATACTCTTTTTAAGATACCGTTCTCCATTATATACATGCACTCACTATATTTAGAGTCATCCAGATCTTGAGATACGAAAATAATTCTAATATCATGTTTTTTTGATAACGAGATGTAATTTTGAATGAAAAGATCCTTATTGTTAATGTTAGAAAAGGCTTCGTCTATTAGTATGTATTTCGGGTTTGACAATAACGCAGTAACCAAGGAGACTTTCTCTCTCATTCCGAGACTTAAGTCCCTTAATTTTTTGTTTTCATCTATGTCTTTTATCAGTTCGATACTCTCATCTAGTATTTTTTCGCTTTTATTTCTTGATTTTCTTAGTCCATAATACAAATGCTTCATTACTGAGAGGTTCGGTATATATGAGTCTGGTGTGACTAGGACTAAGCCTCTTTTCCAGGGGGGAAGTTTAGAAACTTCAGTACCATCAATTTTTATATATCCTTCATCTAAGTCAACTAGTCCTGCTAGAATTTTAAGTAATGTAGTTTTACCACTTCCATTTTTTCCATGAATAAAAATAATTTTCCTATCCTCATTTATTTCAGCATTTAATAAGAAACTCCCTAGTTTTTTCTTTATTCTAGCCTCAATTAGTGACATATTTTTTCACATATTCCTCTAATATTTCTTCCTCTACTGCACCTACAACCTGGTCAACTAGTTTTCCACCAACGAATATCAGTGTGGTAGGTATATTTAGTACTCCAAATTTATCTGCAGAATTAGCATTATCATCTACATTGAGTCTACCGAAAACAGCTTTTCCCTTATATTTTAATGCGACTCTTTTGAACACAGGTTCGTATAAATGACACGGACCACACCAAGGAGCCCAACAATCCACAAATACTACATTATTTTTACTAATTATTTCATCTATATTCCCATCATTTATCTGAACTGTAGGATCCTCACTTTGAATCACATTTTTGGCTTTTTCTTCTAGTTTTCTTGATATATCATTAATTAATTGATTTAATTCATTCTCGTCCATTTTATTCACAATATACATTAACTTTTTCTTCGTATAAAAATTAATTCTATTGGTTCATAAATCTAAATATTAGCTGATCTAAGATCTAAAATTATTCCTGATTTTTATTTTTGAAAAAAGCAAATATCATCAGATCTTTAAACTCCTAAATAATTTTAATATACAAGCATTTATCCCCTTTATCAACTACTTATAAACAGATGAAAGTACACTGATTATAGTTACTAATAGTGATTAGAATGATAAGGGTAGTAGGCTTATCACGAATCCATATCACTCTGTTGGATTTAGAGGGTTTATATGGGCGTATAGATGGTGGAGTTGGAGTAGCCTTAAAATATCCCAGAATTGTTATGAGGAATGGAGACTGTACGACAGTCAATATATCGCTTCCCTTTAGAATGCCTTCCGTATGTGTAGAAGAGGATTATGAAGCTCATGTTGGACTTGGACATACCACACAGTTCTTTCTTTCAGCTGCCAAGTTAGCAGCTGAGTATAATCTAAAAAACATGGATGTAGTAGATCTGGCAAGGATTGTAAAAAGGGGCGGAACCTCAGGTGTTGGTGTTTATGCGTTTAAATATGGGGGATTCATAGTCGATGCAGGGCATTCTGTAAAGGTTAAGCGAAATATAGCCCCTTCAGATTTCTCGGATGCCCCACCCCCTCCACTCATGACCAGATATTCGTTTCCTTGGTATGTCTATATAAATATACCTTCATATGGTAGACGAATTTTTGGTATAGAAGAACTAAATGCGTTTAAGAAGGAAGTTAAGGGTACTAGTGAGGTAATCAGAGTAACTTTTATGGAGTTAGTACCTGCTGTAATAGATCATGATATCTCATCTGCACTCGATGCTATAGCCAAGATACAAAATCTTGGATTTAAAAGAATCGAGGTTAACATGCAGACTGAACAGGTTAGGGATCTTATGAAATCCATGTACAATAAGGGATTTCCCGCAGGTATATCGTCTTTTGGACCTACGGTTTATACTTTCGTAAATACCAAGAGAGAAGGTGAAGAGTTAGTATCATATTTTGGTGGTCTTGTAACTGAACCTAATAATGAAGGGGCGAAGGTAATTTGGTCAAAAGACTAGAATACGATGAATTTGTCCTGGATGAGCTGAGAAAGGTTTCAGGAACTAAACTTAACTCTTTACTTGACTCTTTACTAGTACCAAATAGTAGACTCTACATCAGGGTCAATACATTAAAGAAGTCTCCTGCTACAATCAGAGAGCGTCTTCCTTTTTTACATGAGGATGAAGATTTCGACGAAGCCCTCTACATCGAGATAAGAGGACCCAGTAAGTTAGAAGAAAGAGAAAGCAAGGTCATAGTAGATAAAAGAACTGCCGAAAGTGTAATGATGGGTGCAAATGTATACAGACCTGGTGTAAAGAGGGTAATTGGCAATAGTAGGTTTGTTAACGTGGTTAGTGAAAATGGTATAATTATAGCTGAGGGCGAATTAGTTAATCAAGGTAACCTAATTGTAAAAATTACAAAAAGCATGTATTCCTCCTATCCCCTTTCAGATTTGGATGAGTTAAAAACAGGTGAAATATTAATTCAAGGAAAAGCGTCGATGTATGTTGCCCATCTGATAGATCCTAAACCAGGCGAAAAAATTATAGATATGACTGCACATCCCGGAGGCAAGTTAACTCATATTTATCAATTAGAGCCTGAAGCTAGAATTTTAGGATTTGACCATACTAAGAGAAAAGTTCAGGATCTAAGGCAATTAACGCAAAGACTTGGCATGCATATAGAGACATATCTTGCAGATTCACGTTATCTTTATGAAGATTTTCGAATAAGCGACGTTGATAAGGTTCTTATAGATCCGCCATGTTCAGCTTTAGGTTTAAGACCTAAGATTTATGACAAGAAAAATAAAGAAGATTTAATAAATTTATCAAGTTATCAAAAACAATTTATAAACGCGGCGTATAAAATCCTTAAGAAGGATGGAACCTTAATCTATTCTACATGCACAATGACTGAAATAGAGAATGAGAGAATTGTTGAAGATGAGAGATTCGAACTGGAAGAGATAATAAGGTTCTACCCTATGGTGCACGATATAACAGGGTTTTTTATAGCCAAATTAAGAAAGAGAAAATAATGCCTATTGAAGAGTATTTAGGTAAAAAACCTAAGGTATCAAATAAGGCATATATTCATCCTACAGCTTACATAATAGGAGATGTAGAAATAAAGGAACTAGCTAGTATATGGCACTACGTAGTGATAAGGGCGGATAATGATTCAATAGTAATAGGAAAGGAGACAAATATTCAAGAAAACACTACGGTGCATACAGATTATGGGTTTAAGACTATTATAGGAGATAGAGTTAGTATAGGGCATAATGCAGTAATTCATGGAGCCACAATTGCATCTAATGTAATAATTGGAATGGGTGCGATCCTATTGAACGGCTCTAAGGTAGGAGAGTATTCTATTGTAGGTGCAGGTTCTGTAGTTCCTCAAAATGTTGAAATACCTCCATACAGTATCGCTGTGGGTGTTCCTGCTAAAGTTATAAGAAAAGTAGGTGAGGCGGAAAAGAAAATGATTGAGGAAAACGCAGAAGAATATTTAAAACATACAAGGAGGTTTCTTAAATTATGAATAGAGATATTAAAGCGTTTAGATGGTTTATAAGAACACAAGTACTTAAAGACCCTTTTAATCCGGCTTATGCTACGTTTAAAGTTACATCAAGATGTAACTTGCACTGTTCATTTTGTAACCCATCATATTATAATGGGGAGTTAGGAGAGAGTAGTACAGAAAAAGTTAAGAAAATGATTGATAATATGCGTGATTCTTCTATAGTTGTACTATCTTTTGAAGGCGGAGAACCAACCATAAGAAAAGATATACTAGAGTTACTTGAATATGCCCATGATAGTTCTTTTTATGTGATGCTTACCACTAACGGATATAGACTTAATGACGAATCATTTCTATCAAAGTTGGCTGATAGAATTGACTTCTTACATTATTCAATCGACGAGTATCATTGGAACGCAAAAGCTATTGATAATTTGCAGAAGTTTAGAGATTACGGTCTTAAGGTTAATGTTCAAACAGTCGTAACTCGATATAATTTACATAAGCTTGAAGAAAAAGTAAGAAAAGTTCACGAGTGTCAATATAAAATAGTTATCCTTCCGGCAATAGATTACCCTGGTTCCAAAGTAAAATTAGAACCAGATCCAAATGAATTATATAAAGTACTTTCTGAATTGAAGAGAAAATATGGACCGACTATAAACAATACATGGGGATTTATAAATGCTTTAGTAGGTAAGAGTGCTCCTACGAGAGTGGTAAGTTATGCTATTACTGTATATCCGAACGGCGAGATTCCTTACCCTGACGATATCAATGGAAAAATAGTAGGCAACTTAGTTGAAGAAAAACTTCAAGATATTTTGAAGAAGCAAATAGTGAAAGAATTACAAAAAGATATGCTAAATAATCAAGCAAAATTTGAGTATCTACATTTACAAACGTACTCGTTCAATAGTATAAAAGACTTAGCAAGCTATGTAAATGAAATGTTGAAATGGAGATTTCTAGGTAGAGCCTAACCAAATGTATTTTTATAGGCCTTTTCCACATCCTCTATGACTAAATGAGTATAAACTTGAGTTACTCTTATGTCTTTGTGTCCTAATATTTTTTGTAATACCGGTAATGGTATACCTTTCCTTATTGCTTCTGTCGCAAATGTGTGTCTTAATATGTGCGGTCTTAGATCTATTCCTATTTTCTTTCCTAGTCTTCTTAGTTTTCTATATAGAGCATGATACGTCATATTTATCAGTTTATCTTCGGGCTCCTTTTTATTTTTCTGAATATATTTTTTTAATAATTCACCAGTATGAGAGGTAAAGAAAACTATTCTTGATTCACCATTCTTTGTATTTCTTATTATAATACGTCTTCTTTCAAGGTCTATATCTTCAACTTTAATAGATAATAGTTCCTTTGCTCGGATCCCAGTGTCAATCAGCAGGTTCAATATTACCGCATCACGAAGTTTCTTTGCACTCGCTTTTAATTTCTCTAGCTCTTCGTACGTAAGTGCTCTTATTTCATTTTTCCGTGCTTTAGGTACTGTTGGCTTTACATCTTTACCCAGCCATTTAAGAAATCTAAGTACTGCAGTTAAGTAAATCTTAGCGGTAGTTAGTTTCATTCTTCTTTTTTCGTTTTCCTCTCTAACTCTCTTACTCCTAGTGCTACTCCTAAGGATTTTTAGTAACCATGCGTTTACGTCTGAATTAGTTACTTGGCGTGGATCTTTCTTCACAAAATCTAGGAAATCCTTTATTGCGATGGAATAGAGTCGTATTGTATTTTCACTTGCGCCTGCCAGATTAAGTGTAAGAATAAATTTATTATAAGGATCGTCTGAGTTAGTGTCTCCTTCTAATTGTAACCTCATGTTTTTATTCTTTGTTGATGTAACGCTTATTAAGAAATTAGAATATTATTCCTTGTTCCTCTATTTTTATTTTAGCGTTATAACGTTATTTATAATACAAAACTACTTATACCCCGAGGAAAATGAAAATATAGGGTATCCAGGGACCCTTGAAAAGGAATGATGTTCCCCCTGACCCCCCAGGTCCCTGGATACTTCTATACGTGGTATAAAAAGCCCATATTTCCTCTTCTAATGATATAATATCTTTCTATAAATCTCTTCATATATTGTCTAAGCTTAGATATTTTAACAACCTCTTTATTTCCACCCCAAGGTCTATCACTTCTAATGTGGATTCCTTCACTTCCAGTATCTATAATAGTTACAAAAATGGGTGAAAACTTTCCGACTCTGCGGTCATTAATAAACTTACCAACATAAATTCCGGTTCTCATGGCTAATTCACCTAACTTTGGCATATTTTCTATTAGATCTCCAATTATGAATGAGTTCTGATACTGTAAATATTCATTAACCTTGAAGAATTGAAATGGACTTAAAGGCTTACAAGCAGGAAATACTAGATCAGCTTTTTCTGTATATTGTATGTGTTTTTCGCTCATCTTATTTGTCAGCACCTGAGCTACTCTGTCACCCAGGAAAGATAAATAACTTCCATGGTAATATACTTGTTTTCCTAATTTTTTAAGATAAAATGCTAACTGTATTACAAGATAACCATCATAAAATTCGTTTTCAGCTTCTATAGAAATTCTATCTAATCCCCGTAATTTTTTTATAAATTGAACTTGTTCTTCTCTATTGCATCCTGTTGCTATAATTAAGTTATCTGCGTTGTATTCATGATTTTGGGTTTTTATCCATTTTCCCTTCAGGTCAAATTCAACAACCTTATCCACGGTAACAAAAGGTATGTTTACAGTATCCCTTAAAGGTTTAAAAAGCAAACTTCTAGTCAGAGAAGTGTAAAATACAAATTTGTTATGCTGTGAAATTATGATTGGTTCTTCATTTAGATTATAATAAGCATTTAATCCCGCATACCCTGATCCTACTATAATTGTCTTCATAATAATAGTTAAGAAATTAAGGGAAATATAAAATAAGGAGATATGGTAGTATAATAGATGAGGATAAAAATCGTATATTCAAGGGATGAGGAGATTAAGATACTCCAGCCTGTACTTAATAATCAAGTAGATACTAAAGGTTTTTCATTTGACATTTTAAAATTGAAAGAAGATGATTTAAAATTTCATATAGATGAATACGAGTTACTTTATCTTCCATTGCCCCTAATTACTTTTCTAGAAAATTTAAAAGTTTTGGCAAACGGCGCATATATAGTAAATGATGTTGGTATAAGATATAGAAAAAAGACAGAAAATAAACTTAAAATTTTAGTTCCAGGTAGTAACTCTACCGAATATTATCTTGCTAGGATGATCTACGGTCATAATGTCGTCCCTATTACCTCTCAAGAGGAGTGGACAGCTGAATTAACATATGATGGTTCTTCGGAGTATAGCTTTAAAGATTTCTGGAATTCTAATTGCGGTAATTTACCGTTTGTAATTAAACTTTTAGGTTCCAAGATCTTAGACGAAGAATCATTATCTAGAATTAAAATAGTTATTAGAGACTCTGCTAATTTAGCATATGAAAGAGGATATGTAAATAGCTTTTCTAAGGAGTTAGGCTTGAAAGGAAGAGAAGCTGTGGATTGCTTTTTCAAAATTTGCAGGCAAAAAAACCTATGCGGAAAATTTACTTCCTACCTCCTTTGAGTCTTTTTGATAGTCTTAACATTTCCAAAAGAATAGGTGGTGCTAAAATAGATTGAAATGGGTAAGGAATATCAAAACATATCATTAAAGCTGATGATATGAGGAGTATGGATAATAGTAGTAAAATAGATTTCATAATATATATAAATAACGGGATTTTTTATGGTAACCATACATAATCTCCCATATTACTATTGCCTATCTCGTCAATAGTATTTTCAAATCACACTCTCTGTATATTTTATAGCATCGAAGAAATAAATGATAGCCAGCATAGAAAGCAAAGAGGATTTAATATTCCCTGATTCTTGTACTGTATGGATTACCAAAATCAATGATAGGTTATTGGTAAATAGTGATGCGATATTATCTCCCCAGATCGAGATTTATCCAGATATACGTCTAAATGGAAAATGGGTAGTGTATGATGACTATAAGGTAACTGAGATCGATGAGAACGGAAATAAAAAAATACTAAAAAATAGTATAGAGGATAAGGTAGTAAGATATGTTTATGCTGAAGATAATTTGATTCCTATTTACAAGTCATTCCTTGGTTTTACTTTTGGAAACGAGAAATTTGAAGAATACAAAAGTAAGTACGGTTTTATTATGTTGCTTAATAGTAGAAGAGCGAGAGTGATTTTACCATATGGACAATTCGTAGACGTAGAACATCCTAAATTTTATAAAATATTTAGAGATCATATAGATTTAATATATGATAATGAAACTTTGATAATATATAGAGATGGTAGAAGGGAGAGATATAAGGGAGAAAAATATCTAATAGCGCTCACAAGCATGGGTAAAGTATTTTTAAGCCCAAATGGCCGGATCTTACTTGATTCTTCTGCCTACGACTTGATGGGAATATGTACAGAGGACATGGAGTTCATAGGAGAAACTAGAAATGGAATCATAATTTCATGTGGTAACAAACTCAAGAGCTTTTACAGAGGTGGCTGGTCTTACATAGGATCCTTTTCTTACTTGCCTGCAATTGATGCTGATTATAACCATATAAGTATAAATGACGGAAATGTAGTGAATGTATACGAGTTAGATAGTGATAGATCTTCAAAACTCTTTAATGTGAGAGCATTAAAGTTCAAGGATAGTAAGATTATATTAATATCTAAGAGTGGTACAGTATTTAAACTGAGTTTTTCTAAAGACACTGACTTTCTAAAGATAATTAATGATAAAAATTCTGTGGAATCACCTTATATTATAAGGATAGATAAAAAAATAGCAAGTGATTTTAGTCTGAGTAAAAACTTAATTGATGTAGAAAAAGTTGCTGACGGAGATGGGTTTGTTCTTAAATTGGAACCTTTTAAGCTTTCAAATGAAACTGAAGGAAGTATAACATTTAAAGAGGAGATATTTGAATACCAGTTTCCACTAAAAGTTTTTAGTGATTTACCAGATGTAGAAGTTGAAAGTGGAAATATAATTATAACAAAGAACGGTCATTTGAAAACAGATCCTTCTTCTAACGCTATTTTAAAACTTAAAATGAGATTCAAAATTCCGTCCCTACTAAGGAAGTCAATATTAATTGACGTTGGTAATAAAAAAACTAAAGTCGATCTAGATAGATCAGTAGGGGAATTAGACTTATCTATTCCTTTCTTTAAACTAAGTTTAGACGAAGAAGTGGTGAAAATAAGTGTATTAAGGGATAATAGAGTAGAACTTAAAAAAGAATTCATAGTTAAAACTAATCTTAAAATGATAAGTAAAAACTCTAAGAAAACTTCATATACAGTGATTCAAGATATGTCTAAGAGAACTTATAAAGTGTATAATGACGACTTATTTAGCTGGGAAGAATTTAGTGAAGAGCCAAATATTTACGAGAACGTTTATTACGCTAAGGTTGGTGATAAGTTACAAATTGAAGGCAAAATTATTGAAGTCAAAGATGGTCTAAATCAAGTTAAGGTTGAAAGGCCTAATTATAGTAGAACCTATTTCATATATGGTGTTTCTAATCCTTTGAGAGATTTGAAAGTAACTTTGAAAGAAAGTGACATAATTTTTGATCTTGTAAAGGATGAAGATTCGGTCGTCACAGTTATATATGGAACTAATTATGTAACCACTAAAAATAACAAAATTAAATTCAGCATAGACCCAGCTTATAATACTATTATAATAAGATCTTATAAAGAAGGAATAAGGTTTGAAACCAGTTATGCTTTGGTTGACTTCTTTAGAAATTGTACGTTGAAAGCAGTAGCAAATGCAAAGTACTTAGCACAGCAATTATTCCTTGAATAACTTTCATTTTTCTGTCTGTCTTTTAATATTTCCTTTTTATGGCATGGATCATGTATTAGCGGAGTATTTTGTAGGTCCAGTGAAGGTTAGATTAACAAGAAGTAAGGGAATCTGTAATTATGAAATAGAGGAACCGTCTTTTTCAGACTTTGAAGAGTCGTTAAAGGAAAAAGTGTTGTCTGAAATATATTATTCAAAATCCACTGATTTTGAGGATAAGGTTCTCCTTAGACTTAAGGAATTAGGAGTTAATGACGACAATGTGGAGAAAATTCTATATAGTATAAAGAAGCAAATTCTATATAACGAAATTACTCCGTTATTATTAGATCCAGACATAGAAGAAATAGAATGTTTAGGATATGGAAGTCCTATTACGGTTGTACACAGGAAGTTTCCAGAGTGTATAAGATTTTACACAAATATCAAGCTTAATGATGAAGAAACTGTGGTAAGAATAATAGAAAAGTTAGCTAGCAAAGCCAATAAGAGTGTTAATATTGCTAGACCATATGTAGAGTTTTCATTGCCCGAGGGTCATAGGGTAGCAGCGACTATATCTAAAGAAATCTCTTTACCGGGATCAACTTTTGATATCCGTAAATTTCCATTAAAACCTCTAAACATTTTGGAAGTTATCAATTCCTCTATGTTAAATGAGCTGATAACTGCATATTTATGGTTACTATTAGAGTATAGGCCTTTTATTATAATATTGGGTCCAACGGGGTCTGGGAAAACTACATTATTAAATGCTTTACTTAATTTGGTAAATCCACATTATAAGATTTTGACTATAGAAGATACTTCAGAGATTAGTCTTCTTAACAAAAATTGGGTTAGATTTATAGCAAGATCAACACTACTTTCTGAGTTTGAAATATCTATAAGTGATCTTGCAAAGCTCGCATTACGATATAGACCTGATTACATGATAATAGGTGAGGTGAGAGGAAAAGAAATAGAGGCTCTTGTACATGCAGCAGCGTCAGGTCACGGTTCCATCACCACATTTCACGGTTCTAGACCTATAGATGCCGTTACAAGAATCATTGATTTATTATCAGGAGATTTAGGTAAGTTATTCCTGCAAACTATATGGAACTTCATAATAGTCGGAAATAGGAAGGAGGGAAATAAAACAGTGAGATCAGTTCTAGATATCTACGAGATAATAAATAAAGGTTCTAAGAAAATTACGTTCAAAAAAATATTTGAATGGTCTTATCAGAACAATAACTTTACTCCTCAAAATATCAGTGAAATTATAAAGAGATCTTATAGATTGAAGAAAATTAAAGAAATATATAATGTAGATGTGGAGTCTGAACTAACTAGAAGGCTTGATTTTCTCAAAAGGTTAAAGGAGAACGGAATTCGAGACAGTGAATCAATACAGGGTAGCTTATATCAATTCTATTTTGGTGATCAGGTTGAAAATATTAGCATGTGATATATTCCAAGATAAAATAAAGTCTTATATAGAATATACAGGAGACGATTTTAACGATATACGTAAAAAGTACATTGAACTTCTTATGTTTTCACCCATAGGTGTTGCTTTAATATTGCTTATGTCTTTTACACTCTCTAGATTTTTGTTATTCAGTCTGATAGGTTATGGTATAATTGTGTATTTCTTTCCTGTAATCTACTCGTGGTCAAAAAAGGAGGAGTATAGGAAGATTACTAACTTAGAATCTCCGCTTATAAGTTTGGTATGTTATGTCAACTCGCTTATTGATAAGAGTCTTATCACTACAATGGAAGACCTATCTAGATTAAAACACCTTAAGACACCATCTATTGAATCTCAAATGTTAAAGAAAACTATCAATATATTAAACTATTCTTCGTATAAGTCAATTCAAAGGAGAGAAAGTTTGCATCGCGGAGATTTAATGGGTAAGATATATTCTGCTTATATGCTATCGATGGATATGGGCGTTTCGCTTAAGGACAGATTAAGAGAAGCAATGAAGGAGATTTTATCTCTTTATAAAGAAGATTATAGAAATTACGTGAATAAAGCCACTGAATTATCAGAGGTTATATTTTCAATATTTCTCTTATTACCTATAGTCCTTATAGGCTTCCAGTTTACCTTCAAAGTTAGTTTATTTGAACTACTACTTCCATTGTCATTTGCTCCACTCATAGTATTTCTAATTTCCATTATGCAGCCTAATTCAGACTATGATATTAATATGAGCTGGAAACAGTTCATACCAGTTATATTATCTTTCGCAGTCGCTCTTTTCCTAAATGTTAATCTAAGTATTAGATTCCTAATAATAGTGTTAGGTATACTGATCTCAGTGTATTTAATATATAGGCAAGTGAGAATTGCTAATCAGTTAGTTAAGCTTTTACCAGATTTATTAAGAGAAGTTGCAGACTATATGAAAATCGGATATAGCATAACTGGTTCATTATCAAAGATTCGTATCAGGGATAAATTTGGTGTGGTCGAAAATATAGTTAAGAAAGCTGTTTTAGTAGGGGAGGTAGGGGAAGTTAAAACACCATCAAAATTATTTAATAATATTACAGAGCTATTTAAGATATTTAATAAATCTGGTACCTCTTATAACGTTCTAGAGGAGCTAGCAGGAACACTAAATGAAATTATGTTAGTTCAAGATAGTATGACCAAGCAATTAAGACTCTTCGATGCAATGGTTATTCTGACTCCGATCATGTTGTGGATCACATTTTCTATCTTGGGTAACATTTCCAGTAATGGTGCAACTCTAAGTGGAATAGTAGTGTTACTTTACTCAGTAACCACATCATTTATATTTTCTAAATTATCTCGATTTACACTATTCTATTTCCCAACAATTCTAATGGGAACTTTAATACCATTAGTACTTTCGTTTATCCCTCACGTATTTTAAAAGATTTTTTTTGTTTGAGGAAAGTTGGTTAAAAAATCCGTAAGAAATAAAGCAATATCTTCAGTTCTTGGTACTGTAATTGTATTAGCCATAACAATAGCCTTAGGTGGTCTTCTAT is drawn from Sulfolobus acidocaldarius SUSAZ and contains these coding sequences:
- a CDS encoding beta-ribofuranosylaminobenzene 5'-phosphate synthase — encoded protein: MIRVVGLSRIHITLLDLEGLYGRIDGGVGVALKYPRIVMRNGDCTTVNISLPFRMPSVCVEEDYEAHVGLGHTTQFFLSAAKLAAEYNLKNMDVVDLARIVKRGGTSGVGVYAFKYGGFIVDAGHSVKVKRNIAPSDFSDAPPPPLMTRYSFPWYVYINIPSYGRRIFGIEELNAFKKEVKGTSEVIRVTFMELVPAVIDHDISSALDAIAKIQNLGFKRIEVNMQTEQVRDLMKSMYNKGFPAGISSFGPTVYTFVNTKREGEELVSYFGGLVTEPNNEGAKVIWSKD
- a CDS encoding sugar ABC transporter ATP-binding protein: MSLIEARIKKKLGSFLLNAEINEDRKIIFIHGKNGSGKTTLLKILAGLVDLDEGYIKIDGTEVSKLPPWKRGLVLVTPDSYIPNLSVMKHLYYGLRKSRNKSEKILDESIELIKDIDENKKLRDLSLGMREKVSLVTALLSNPKYILIDEAFSNINNKDLFIQNYISLSKKHDIRIIFVSQDLDDSKYSECMYIMENGILKRVS
- a CDS encoding glutamine synthetase, whose product is MPGLPKNEHEALEFLKSNNIKWVDLQFTDLLGKLQHITIPSNEFDESSFKVGFGKLDGSSIKGFTSIYESDMVLLPIPQTMTLIPWMQGVARVLTKVFWGGGKGRFERDPRGIAEEAEKHQSEQGYVSYFGPELEFFVFDKVEVDASLPQSGTGYKIHSREAPWSKNGGYVIRYKEGYYPASPVDQLMDIRLEIISTLVDYFGFTIEAAHHEVATAGQGEIDFRFSTLADTADKVQVLKYVTKNIASKRGMIATFMPKPFFGDNGSGMHTHFSLWTKDGKNLMYDPNDEYAELSQIGRYIIGGLLEHGRALSAIVAPTTNSYRRLVPGYEAPVYLVWSKSNRSAAIRIPAYYKGMEKAKRLEYRPPDPSSNPYLVFSAILMAGLDGIRRKLDAGDPVDENIYHMSEEKKRSLKIRELPGSLDEALNELESDNEFLKPVFNSSILQAYLDLKKEEAKMMQLYPHPMEIYQYLDS
- a CDS encoding SAM-dependent methlyltransferase: MVKRLEYDEFVLDELRKVSGTKLNSLLDSLLVPNSRLYIRVNTLKKSPATIRERLPFLHEDEDFDEALYIEIRGPSKLEERESKVIVDKRTAESVMMGANVYRPGVKRVIGNSRFVNVVSENGIIIAEGELVNQGNLIVKITKSMYSSYPLSDLDELKTGEILIQGKASMYVAHLIDPKPGEKIIDMTAHPGGKLTHIYQLEPEARILGFDHTKRKVQDLRQLTQRLGMHIETYLADSRYLYEDFRISDVDKVLIDPPCSALGLRPKIYDKKNKEDLINLSSYQKQFINAAYKILKKDGTLIYSTCTMTEIENERIVEDERFELEEIIRFYPMVHDITGFFIAKLRKRK
- a CDS encoding recombinase XerD translates to MRLQLEGDTNSDDPYNKFILTLNLAGASENTIRLYSIAIKDFLDFVKKDPRQVTNSDVNAWLLKILRSSTRSKRVREENEKRRMKLTTAKIYLTAVLRFLKWLGKDVKPTVPKARKNEIRALTYEELEKLKASAKKLRDAVILNLLIDTGIRAKELLSIKVEDIDLERRRIIIRNTKNGESRIVFFTSHTGELLKKYIQKNKKEPEDKLINMTYHALYRKLRRLGKKIGIDLRPHILRHTFATEAIRKGIPLPVLQKILGHKDIRVTQVYTHLVIEDVEKAYKNTFG
- a CDS encoding heme biosynthesis protein, which encodes MNRDIKAFRWFIRTQVLKDPFNPAYATFKVTSRCNLHCSFCNPSYYNGELGESSTEKVKKMIDNMRDSSIVVLSFEGGEPTIRKDILELLEYAHDSSFYVMLTTNGYRLNDESFLSKLADRIDFLHYSIDEYHWNAKAIDNLQKFRDYGLKVNVQTVVTRYNLHKLEEKVRKVHECQYKIVILPAIDYPGSKVKLEPDPNELYKVLSELKRKYGPTINNTWGFINALVGKSAPTRVVSYAITVYPNGEIPYPDDINGKIVGNLVEEKLQDILKKQIVKELQKDMLNNQAKFEYLHLQTYSFNSIKDLASYVNEMLKWRFLGRA
- a CDS encoding thioredoxin; the protein is MNKMDENELNQLINDISRKLEEKAKNVIQSEDPTVQINDGNIDEIISKNNVVFVDCWAPWCGPCHLYEPVFKRVALKYKGKAVFGRLNVDDNANSADKFGVLNIPTTLIFVGGKLVDQVVGAVEEEILEEYVKKYVTN